The window CTGCTTACTGCATATCTTTTGATTCTGTTTTTTGAAAACCCTAATTTGTTTTTAAGCTGATATTTTCCTCCAATTAAAGTAACAATAGCCTTTGTTTTCATTAGCCCTCTTTTTGTTTGTCAATTGGAGAAGTTATATGGAATGGATATACATAGGTGTATTTTTCCTGGGTTTCATCATGTGATGCTTTTCTTGGTTCCCAAATGATAATCAGTTTACAATGGAGATGGCTGGCAGTGAGATGGGGAATGTACCGAAGGTTTATTCTCTCAATATGTTTAAAGACTTCGTTCCTATGTCTGTCTTTTCCGAGACAACTCAAGGTCAGGCTCTGCTTTGTTTTGTTTcctgaattttttaaaattcaagCTATTTCTGTTATAGGGTAGAAAATGTtgtgcatatatattaattggTGATCCACAGGCTTGTAGTTTGAAAATTTGTATATCTTTCAGTTTTCTCGTGTGCTTGCTTTGACTCTCATCATACAAGTTCTTTTTTTGGGGTGGGGGGTAGTTTGTTGAAGTTGCATTGTTTTGTAGTTTGAGATTGGAGACTATGGTTTGATGATGTTCCTTTTTACAGCAATATGCCAATATGAACACATGTATCATTTATACCATACACTTTTGCTGAAGAGCATAACTTCATACACTACTATTATGGAGCACTGGTGCTTTTAATTTTGGGTCCCAAAGTACATGCCAAATTTTTGTAGGTTGAAGTTTCTGATGATTCTTATTTATCTAGTTTACTCTATATCATGGCACCATCACATCCGTACGATAGGGGAGGATAAACTTCTactccattttagacatttcatGGGCTGCATGGGTTTTTTCTCTAGCTTCAAACATAAATCTAGTGCAGGTCAAATGGAAGCTGTTTCTCTGATTTTCTGGACAATGATATCAATATATGTGATGTCCCTCCCTCTCTCAATTGCATCAATGGCCTCCTTACAATCAGTGACAATTATCATGGACCGGTATCCACGATTCATTGTAAACAGAATACCGTTAAGGATGGCCAACAGTTCGGCATGTAGAATCGACCAGCAGCGCCTAAGGGTCATGCTCCACACCTTGCAATTGCCCCGTCGTCATTTCGAGCAATAAAGCCTGCCATACTTTGCTGTTGATGGTGGTCGAAGCTTGATAAAACCTGGCGGAGGAGGTGACTAAATGCAGTGGCTCCGGTTAACAGAAGATGCGGGGCTTGAGCTAGGTTGTGGAGCTGCTGTAGCGGTTGCTACACTGTTGATTCTTTGAAAAAACCCCTCATCAGTGAGGCGTGATCTATTATGGCTCAACCTGTTGTGCTCAAACCAACTTATCCGTAAGAGTGAGCAAAAGCTACAGAATTCATCAATTGTCAAATTTTGGCGCACCTGGCTGATCCAGTCCAAGCAATCGATTCCTGGGATTTTATAACTTTTGATAGACAATCCCAATCCCTTCCAGGGCTGTTTTGTAACAGCACAGTAACTAAAAATATGTAGGATCCCTACCTTTACAAAATGGGCATCTCTCCTCCTTAAGGATATGTTTTTTTTCACCAAGTTGTCTGCTGATGGAATTGTGACAGACAGCCCACATGAAATGGATGATTTTGGGGGGACCTTCAGTTGCCAAAGGTGACACCATGTGACTGCAGGGCCATTAGAAGCATCAGCATGGTCCATTGTTACACCGTTGATTGTTTGAGCTGTTTTATAACCTGACTTTACCGTGTACTCGCCTCGCCTGTCCTAGACTCCGGCCAAAATAGGGAGTCCTCTCTATGCCGTGGGCGGTTTGGGATTTGCAAAATCCAGTCCGCATCCTCTTGACAGAAGCAGTGCCTAATCAACCCAGTGTTCTAATCGTTAGTCTCAGTATCAATCAGGGAGGCGATGAATTTAGTGGGGGTATTATTTCGCAGGAGGGGTCGGTAACAAGGTATGCTAGTCACCCATCTAGCCATTAGGATTTTAATGCTCTCCCCATTCCCCACCCGCCATATAACCCCCTTCTGGTAAGATTTTCCGGACTGTGAGGAGGCTGCGCCGTTCATAGTTGTCACTGGCCTTTCCCGTAGTATGAAACAGGGACTGAGTTCTCAGGTATTTGCATTTAAAGATGATGGAGCATAGAGAATCTAGTCGGGTCAGGAGGCGCCGTTCCTGTTTAGCTAGCATAGTCTGGTTGAAGGAGAAGAGGTGACAGAACCCTAATCCCCCTTCCATCTTAGTGGAACACAGTTCCCCCACTGCTGTGGATGCGCTTCCTTCCATTTTTCGAATCCCACCAGAACACAACTATTAAAGATTGGAACTCATCAGTGAACCTCTTGGGAAGGAGGAAGCAACTCATAATGTATTGAGGAATCGCTTGTGCTACTTCTTTAATGAGAATTTCTCTGTCTGCTCTAGATAGGAACTTTTCATCCCAACCTCTCACTTTTTTCATCAGATGTTCACGCAGGAAAATGAAAATGATCTTCTTGGATTTGCAGATAACTGTAGGCATCCCTAGATATTTTGGAAAGGATTGGACTTCCTTTACTCCGAGAAGGTTGCAGAGGGCCTCTTTATCATCTGGTTTCACTTTAGGGCTGAAGCTGATGTCAAATTTGTCGAAATTAAGGCATTGTCCCGAGGCTCTTTCATATGTTCATAAGATGCTCTTGATGGTCGCATCCTCTTCCCTTCCCTGTTTGCCTTCTGAAAAACTAGAGCTAAAAAACAAGTGAGATATCATTGGGGCCGTGGACTGACCTTAATACCATGTAGATCAATTTCAGCTTTCTTAATATAAGAAactgtcagagattaatataaagctattattggaccttaactatcaaCTTAAGCTTTCAGTTCAATTGGTTCATTGACAGAAATCGGTTTAATAAAACCTTTTGGCACCCCATTTAtaagcaaagaaaaagaagCTCAAGACACATCTAATAATAAGATCAATAATATGTTCCAGGAACTGCATTTTTTGCATAACTAGTTCAATGAAAGACAATTTCACTCTGTCATGGACTTCACTCATGTTGATTTTTAGGGCGCATATTTGTTGTAACCCTTCTGCCTTTGTGTTTTTTGTccaactgatttttttttttgagtatGCAGGTAAGGTTTCCATGGAAGGGAAAGTTGAGCATAAGTTTGACATGAAGCCCCATGATGAAAATATTGAGGAGTATGGAAGATTGTGTCGTGAAAGAACAAACAGGTCTATGGTCAAGAATAGGCAAATACAGGTAGGTAATTTGACTGTTTATTGACTAGGTAATATGAGTCACCCATGTTAGTGATATTTGCTTGATTTATTTACCAGGTAATTGATGATAACCGAGGAATGCACATGAGACCCATGCCTGGAATGATTGGCTTGATTTCATCTAATTCTAAGGTATTTATTTCTCTTCTCGTTCTATATGTCAAGTTAGCAATTATGTACTTAGTCAACTTTTGTATTTGCTTTCCCCTGAGGAACTTTAAAGGACGATGTTCTCTAGCATATGGTTTATATGTTCATATCCACATCTACATTTTTGTTCTTTGAAGTGTAATctgttggtttttttttttgacagaaAGCATAAACTAAGAAACTAAGAAATTGAGAAACGAATACTTAAAATGCATTATTCTTGAGCACACATTTATTAGAGAAGTATTAATGCCTATTTATAGGCTTGCAGGATAATTAATCACATAAAATCAGTAACTAAAgatgataattcaaatttgtAACTAAAAGGCTAATCTTATTTTCTTCTAACAAACTAACAAATTCTAAAAGATAGATTTACAGGTTTTGTAATCAAATCTCCAACATAATCCTTCTCCTTCAGCAAAGATCCATGACAATCTGTTTCCATGATGGAGTATTGTACTGATGTTGATTATATATGAGCAGGATAAGAAGAGAACTGCACCAGTTAAACAATCAGATGTAAAGAGAACCAGGAGGGATCGTGGAGAATTGGAGGATATCATGTTTAAGCTATTTGAAAGGCAACCAAATTGGGCCTTGAAGCAACTTGTACAAGAAACTGATCAACCTGCGGTGCGTCCTTTTTACCCTTTTCTTTGTTGGTTAGACATTTAGAGTACTCTTATCCTTTGTTTAACCCACAAGCAGGAATCAGAAAAGGTATTCAATTATGAAGAGTGGAAATTGGTCAAGTTactcgattggttgctttccATATTGTAATGATAATCTATGTTGATAAATTATCGACTGTCAGACGTAGTTACATAGATTCATATGATGGTGTTGATGTTGCAACTTAtggtgctttttctttttgatgTGCAGCAATTCTTGAAAGAGATACTGAATGAGCTGTGCGTGTATAATAAGCGAGGAACAAATCAAGGAACTTATGAACTGAAGCCAGAATACAAGAAATCTGCTGAGGATACAGGAGCTGATTAATCAATCTGAAACGCAAGCTCATGGCTCCGAACTTTTCAGCTTTTTCGCAGAAACAAGTTATCAATTCACATATTTGCGCGAATGAGAGATGGGAATCAGGCAAAAGGATATTGAGATGTTGTATTAATTGCTTGCGGCGGAACTCCTTAAATTATGCTGCACTTTACGTATAAATTCAATGACTGACGATATAAAAAGGCATAATTCATCTTCTTTATTTTTTGGTTACAAGGCTGATACAGAGTTGTGGCGTTATTTTTTGGTGCTAACTGCTCATTATCAGTAGTCGCTGGAACATGTGTTGTAGTTTTTAATAAAAGCCATTGGATAAAATGATCTTGAAAAAGAAGTTCAGGTTCAGGAACAATGTTCTATTTATGTGGAAATGATATCCAGCTACAAGTTTTGATTGGGGTTTTCTGCATTTAACTGTGGAAAAACGTTATTTTTACACGTAATTGATGTAATATGAAGTGtaattgcaatttttttttttgttggctATTAGTATTGAAatgaataattaaaaatttaatgtgGTAAAATATTATGCAAAATTTCTATGTATAAGATAATgaaatttcattattttatttttttcgccAATGCCCATAATTAGTATAAATTTAAAACAAGCATGTTGAAAATATGGAAATTACTATTATTATATTGTAAGTGCTATTATgctaaattatataattataatattggGATTTTGCCCCAAAATGGGGCTCTCATTGTCCGGTTAAACATTTTGCCTTGTTTAACCGGGCTCGAAACCGGAAGATTAGCTTCCGGTTTCAATTTGCAAAGAAATCGGAAGCTAGTTTCCggtttctctatttttttttattattataaaaaatagaaaccgaatatatactttttttaaCTTTGAAGAGGTCCACCTCTAcaaaaaattttaacttaaaattttaaaaaagtccctttatattttttaaacttttaatttaacttcaatctttaactatttatttttaaattcattaattaaacattttcttGCTAAATAAGTTAGTAGTAAACATCTAATTCggttaaaaatgttttattcttttaaatgtgagtttgaaattatatttttgacagtttaaattacggtttttacagtttctttATAGTCACATTACAGTTTGAAATATGGTTTTTGCACTTCGaacatttaactgtcacttcgaacagtttaaattacagtttgaaatggtttaactgtcacttcgaaCCGTAATTTGAAAAGTTACGGTTTGAagtgatagttaaataacagttaaactATTTCAAATTGTAGTTTAAACTGttcgaagtgacagttaaatgttCGAAGTGCAAAAACCATATTTCAAACTGTAATGTGACTATAAAGAACTGTAAAAACCGTCATTTAAActgtcaaaaatataatttaataaggAAATGTTTACTACTAACTGAATTAGATGTTTACTACTAATTAATTTAGCaagaaaatgtttaattaatgaatttaaaaataaatagttaaagattgaagttaaattaaaagtttaaaaaatatagagggacttttttgaaattttacttTAAATTTTTTGAAGAGGCGGAAACCACctcttcaaaattaaaaaaaaaatattctaaatagAAATCGGAAGACCAGCTTCCGAGTTTCTATtttgatgataaaaaaaatagagaaaccGGAAGACTAGCTTCCGGTTTCTTTGCAAATTGAAACCAGAAGCTAGTTTTCCGATTTCAAACCCGATTAAACAAATTTCACAGTGGGTAAAATATTTAACCGGACTCTTAATGAGGAATTATCCTCATTAAGAGCTCCATTTTGAGGCAAAATTCGAAATGTTTTAGGTAATATTTTAAAGAGAGATTATAGTTGTGGATTGGGTTGACCCGAGTCTGCCAGGGCTGGCTCCATATTTATTGAAAGGAAATTTCGATGGACTCGGGTTTTAAAGATAGTTATAGAGAAGTAAAAAAAGcttaaccttttttttataagtttCTCATATCTGTCAAAAACAATGTCAAATGATTATTAatttaaagatttttttttgtttttatcacGATCGAACACATCTCAAAGAGATACTAATTTGTACATCCATAGTCTGTCACTATTGTAGGAATAATAAGTAATTAAAGGCTAGTATGTGCTTTGATTGTAATGCTGTTCCACTCATTACAGATATTGAATGACAAATCAGGGCATTAGAAGTTATAAAATAGTAAAATCTAGATTGATCCATGAGAACACCACATGGTTAGGATTGTCTTAGGTGGTTCTCATGTAACACTCTAAGTTGAATCCTTAGACCAAATTCAATATGAGGCCTAGATGATTCGCATTGTCCTTTGATTGATTGGCTAATGGATTCATTACTGGGTGCCAAGCATCAGTTCATTTGGGTGCACTGTACGCATGCTTGGAAACCATGAGTGAAGCCAGTGCTAGCTGAATCTCTTATAAAGATTACATATCATCGGCCACTTGATTAGTGAGACTGAGAAGCGTGTGGCCATACCTAAATGATGCGTAATTGCTCATTTGAACTTATCAATTCACTAGAGATGAAGAATATCCGAGCAATAGATGAGAGTGAGGACTTGATATCGTATAACAATGAATTACTAAGAGGTTACTCGTAGGTTCTCGAAGCTTACACACAAGATTACTGTCTCAGTTGAATTATCATAAAGGTCAGCTAAAACCTTGTATTATCGGTAAGACGAATTTAATGTTCGGTCTGACCACCATTTCTAGAGAGGACTATCAAGATCGCTTGCAGAAGAGACTAGATAGGAATATAAGGTCTCTAGTAATGTCCTAGTATATATGTCTAACACGATTGCATGAATCTAAGATCATTACATTAGTATTTTGTGGCCCCAAGTGGATGAAGGAATTCAATTGGATCGAAATTCGATTCAGTTTGACCCAAGTTAATTAAACAAATCGAAAGGATAAAGTTGTCTCAAACGGTTTtatctttcctttttctttttcttcttttttgtttcaGGATAAGCAAATGCTTATTCCGAAGGTATTTTGAAGAGAGAAAACTATACTAGTTTATATTAGTCATTTCATGGTTGTTCTAAGACAATTAGATGTTGTTCAAGGCATGTATCCTTTCTTTTCTATTTGTTTTGCAGGCTGTTCACCAGATAGTTTACTTGTGCATATTTTAGCCATTCTCATCAGAAAATGAGGAAAATCAAAGAAGAATCATGAAAAGGAAGCATGGATGTGATTGGTGCACTCAACTGATCCAAAACCTTTTAAAGTCAACCAAAACGGAAAGGAGATGGAACTCTCAAtggaatattttatttatatcatctcaactTCTCTTCTCCCATTGATAGTCTTTAAAGTGGAAGATGACATTGCACCTGCTTCAACACTTGAGTGAAGGATCCACTAGCTCCAAGATCATTGATACGTCCAAAACATATATGTCAATTAAGAGCAAGTGAACTCTGTCGTATCAAGTAGTAAATGTTCTTGCGAACAATATTGATCCCATAAAGACTAGTTTCCAATTATCTACCCGTACTAAAGTTCTATATTATATATGGATTGGATTATTTGATTGAGTTTTGTCACTTTAACTACTGATTTAAACTAGAAACCAAAGGAATAATATTTAGATTGTCTACGTATGAGTGAGAAAGGCTAAGACTTTGGATCCCCATGTTGACTCTTATAGACTAATACGTGTCCGTTGTGTGTAACAAAGATAACTCGAGACGGTAGCTTTTCTAATAAAGATAATATATCCGAGCTAGAATTACTAACTCTATTCCTAACACCCTTAGGCCGATTCTTGGTTAGGCAAAATCCCTAAGTGTGATAGGAAGCATTAATTGTATCGAAAGCTAAAGCTGCCGTAACCTAGACTATAAAGTTGCACTATCTTGTTAAGGTATATGAATAGTTAAATTACTCAGTTGAATCATTTAATTGATTAGGTTTCACAATTCAACCTCTCTAACTAATTACTTGATTAGGTTTCTTAGCTCAAGGTGAGTAAATACTTTTAACTAATTCTCTCGTTATACTTCTTACAACACAATGCAAACGCTTATTAATGACTCATACTCGTCAAACACGGTTCACTGCCATCCTAGACTAAGGTGGTTTAGCTCATGTTTGAGCTAAAACCAGAGGCATGTTAAGATGGACTGATGTCAAACCCATATTTATCAAGTCAACTTGTTTCAAAGTTATAAGATGGGGTAGAGTTGAGATGAAGAAAAACTTGAATATAAcaacataaattaaataaagaggGATGAAAGACAAACCGATGTTTACTCCTTGATGAATGGAACGAAAATACTTTAATAAACTGAAGTAAAACGAAATATAACTAAGTGGAATGTAAAATGAAAGTATAACGTGAACTATAAACTAAGCTAGGTAACTAAACTGATACTATTACAATGAACAAATCCCCTATTTATAATGCTTTTAGTCGTCCTCTAGTTTGATTAGGTCTTCTAGTCTCTTCCTAATTGGAATAGAGTGGATGGAGTCGGATAAGACCGAACCTTTCGGAGTAGAGTTTCGAAAGGAATCAATTCATACTTCTGCCGTAACTCACTAAGCTACAGTGTCCAGCTCATCGAGCTACCTAGATTTTTAATGGTTTTCGAACGTTGACTTCTCTATCATTGGTTGACTTTGAACCTTTACTCCTTGTCGAGTTGCTTGCTCTGTTTTTGTCCTTTTACTTCATTTCAAGGCTCGATTGTACCTGAAATGACTCGAAACTCTTATCAGACCAAAATAAGGCAGAAAACACTATAAATCATAGTAAAAAAAGAAGAACATATAAATAGGGCTAAACTAGACTCTAAGACTCTATATAATATGTCGATAACAATCATTAAAATAATACGAAAATAGGAAGCTTTTGTGATTGGCTGAACAAAACGGTGCTGCAGACGGTTTGCAATATGCAGTATGTGCAAAGAAGCTGCTTATTTAGAAGCAGTTTTTGGGTCGATTCAGTTTATATTATGcaagttgtaatttttttatttgttttttttacttcCTAGTgtctatataaaggcaatttcaatttgtaaagaatcatcattaattaatttgatCATTTAATTTCTTCCACTACTTATTCTTCAACATCTttcttcatttatttttccgtattatatatatatatatatatatatatatatatatatatatggtttctTCCTCCATGATAGATTTATTTGCCTTCATGGAGGAGTAGTTCATTTCAGGGAAACCAACTAAAGGATGGGGGTTCAATATGTCATTTTGATTGTCCTAAATTGTATAATATTAGTAAAGGATTAGTTAATGAGGAAACTAATGCATGAAACTGGTTGATGTATAGATAACTAAATAATTGCAAGAATAATTGGATTAAGAAGTACAAATATCATTAGTTACATTTATGCTAGGATTGAAGACATGAAAGACCTAACTGCTAAAGGTGATTCTTAGGAATCTGTTTCCTTGTTCTTATTCTTAATCATGAAGCAATGCAAGAAGACTTAATTGGTAAGTGATTTATGAATCCTAGAAAGACATGAGACTTGACTCAGGTGAATTTTATAGGAAGATACTTTAAATCCTTACGATTTATGCATTTGAATAAGTAAATGACTGCGAACTACTTGTTTTGGCTGTGTTTTGCCTGTTCCATATATATCTAGGTATCTGTGATTACTTCATCAAATTGTTCCCcttttatttaaatttacttCATAGTCTATCTTAGAACAGTTAGACATGTTCAAACATCAAAACAATCAATTTAAGAAACCCATTGAACTGACTACTTGGCCTAATGAGTGTTATATTGTTGATTCAATCCCAGTAAAGACGATAATTTACTTACACTTTGTTACTTGTACCTAGTGCACTTACTAGTGTTCACATTTTAGGACAACGTAAGCGGTCATCATGCTTTTTTCCTAAAAACAAATaatgttttctcctaaaattAACATCTCTGTTATAAGAGTCTCACATTCTCTTATAGTGAATAATGAATCATATACATCGATATACATAGACTAGTATTTGTATCTAACTAAGAATAATATGAATAGCAAAATACTATTCAACTAGAAATCCTATTTAGCCAATTGTTCGAGTTCAAATAATAACTCCTACTCATCATTAATTCCTTTACACTCTCCCTCAAGCTGAACAAGGAGTAGAAAAACTGACAGCCTGTAGtgaagaaagagaaaatgaaCCCTAACCACTTGGAGTCATCAAACTATCCCCATAATTCAAGACGAGCTTCTAAAACTCGAACAAGCAGACGAAAGGTCCCCCAACCAACTGTGATACTATCAAACAAATCTTCTGCTGCCATAAAACTCTACAGGACTGGTTTTTAAATCTTTGTGGCTCTGATACTGTATAAAAATCTGACATTCTcttatattaaataatgaattatctagctaaaaacaatataaacatcaaaatattgtttcaaaaaaaaaaaaaaacatcaaaatacTATTCAACCAATTATTTCTATTTAGATAATATGGTTTAAGCAAAGAATTTACGTATGCTATTTAGAGTAAGCAAGTAATTAGAATTGAAGATATAGGTGGCCACTAAAATACCAACATGAACATGCATTGGCAATTGAAAAAGTAGTGCACCTAATAATAATATTCCAAATAAATCTGAAATTGACAGCGAAATGGACCTTCTATTTTCATGCATATATCTTCAAAATTCAGCTAAAATATGATGCCATTGCCACCTTTTGTTGAATATCATCATATCCTTGCTTCCATTTCCAATGAAATTTCTGCAAAAGTCATACAATAATATCATCAAATTATAGCAGAGATTCCCTCCATACAAAGTGCTTAATcggagtatatatatatacacacacacatcaAATCAACTTCTTCCTGTATATAtccatgtttttgttttttctcatttaagtgCTAGACAATAATAGTTTCTATTTTGTGATTAGGCACTAATTACATATTCCATCATATATTAATCCAAACTTTGTTAATTAAGCATCTCACTTATCAATGCACAgagacatacatatatatatttgtgaGGCAATTTTTACTCTTACCGTGCCGTTTATGCTCTACAATATGTCTAAAGATTCCGAGCATGAAGAGCACATTAAGTCTCTCATATTATAAACAAATGTCTAACTCGATCCAAAATGTAACTTTAAAGGAGAAGGATTGCTATTTGTCAGCAAATATATATGctaacaaatgaaaaaacgtcAAGGATGACTAATTAAAGGTATATAATTAGTTGCAAGTTTCCTTGATGAAATGACAATTAATGCCAAGCAACTTGATGCTCTCTTTGGTTTCGGTCagcaaagaaaaaaagaagtgTGCGGCTAATTGAGTGGAAGTTGAAGGGAAGGCAGAAAATAATAAGCTCTTGTCTACTGCTAATGGCCACTTGTGAAAGTGTGTCGCCCACTCATCCTGCTCAGTAAAACCCACGCTAATACTTGAAAATCACCAACTACCACTAGGAATCTTCTTTCTCATCTTTTACTGCTCAAAGATTCAATACCATTTTCTCTACCTCTCATGAATTTTCAGTTGAACATATTTGAGATGCCTCCTTCGCATTTAATTTGGTACAATGATTTTCTCTCTGGCCTGTGGGGTTGGTGTAACCCGGTTATTCA of the Euphorbia lathyris chromosome 7, ddEupLath1.1, whole genome shotgun sequence genome contains:
- the LOC136235497 gene encoding transcription initiation factor IIF subunit beta; translated protein: MDEDQPSTGTSSSGALETAKADRSVWLMKCPVVVAKSWKNHISSSDTQPVAKVVLSLDPLRPDDSSALQFTMEMAGSEMGNVPKVYSLNMFKDFVPMSVFSETTQGKVSMEGKVEHKFDMKPHDENIEEYGRLCRERTNRSMVKNRQIQVIDDNRGMHMRPMPGMIGLISSNSKDKKRTAPVKQSDVKRTRRDRGELEDIMFKLFERQPNWALKQLVQETDQPAQFLKEILNELCVYNKRGTNQGTYELKPEYKKSAEDTGAD